A region from the Chloroflexota bacterium genome encodes:
- a CDS encoding helix-turn-helix domain-containing protein produces the protein MPTNYLVAIHESVEQLAAREKALRGQPAALRVHALRLLKRGQVRSLATCASQVGYSARQLRRWWRQYQRSGLDGLLTIKHAPGQKPYMTATAWSDLETEMRAGRIAQLADAQRWLRERHGIQYTLGGLWGQFQQHGIKLKTGRR, from the coding sequence ATGCCGACCAATTATCTGGTGGCGATCCACGAGTCCGTCGAACAACTAGCCGCCCGTGAAAAAGCCCTGCGCGGCCAGCCCGCCGCGCTACGCGTGCATGCGCTGCGTTTGCTCAAGCGCGGTCAGGTGCGCAGTCTGGCGACCTGCGCTAGTCAGGTGGGCTACAGCGCCCGCCAACTGCGGCGCTGGTGGCGGCAATATCAGCGCAGCGGTTTGGACGGGCTGCTCACGATCAAGCACGCACCCGGCCAGAAGCCTTACATGACAGCGACTGCCTGGAGCGACCTCGAAACCGAAATGCGGGCCGGTCGGATTGCGCAATTGGCGGACGCCCAACGCTGGCTGCGCGAGCGCCACGGCATTCAGTACACGCTCGGCGGCCTCTGGGGCCAATTTCAGCAGCACGGCATCAAACTCAAGACCGGTCGGCGGTAG
- a CDS encoding transposase: LFGIDLSAGGQAAIMQRAGQAAQPRVAAIQAQIRQSVVVGSDETSARVDGRNHWEWVFRAAGAVLHVIRPSRGVDVIESVMGDARVGTWVCDCWAPQLHAPAERFQLCLAHQIRNLEGLRAKCPHLRWARDLQALFREAIHLGKRRLALTADGYRRPVLSLMPCC; this comes from the coding sequence ATTGTTCGGCATCGACCTGAGCGCCGGCGGTCAGGCCGCGATCATGCAGCGCGCGGGCCAAGCGGCGCAGCCACGCGTCGCGGCGATCCAGGCGCAGATCCGTCAGAGTGTCGTGGTCGGCAGCGACGAGACCAGTGCGCGAGTGGATGGACGCAACCACTGGGAATGGGTCTTCCGGGCCGCGGGAGCCGTCCTGCACGTGATCCGGCCCAGTCGCGGGGTCGATGTGATTGAGTCGGTCATGGGTGACGCGCGGGTTGGCACCTGGGTCTGTGACTGCTGGGCGCCGCAGTTGCACGCACCGGCCGAGCGGTTCCAGTTGTGCCTGGCGCATCAGATCCGCAATCTGGAAGGCCTGCGCGCAAAGTGCCCGCACTTGCGTTGGGCCCGCGACCTGCAGGCGCTGTTCCGGGAGGCGATTCACTTGGGCAAGCGTCGACTGGCCCTGACGGCCGACGGCTACCGCCGACCGGTCTTGAGTTTGATGCCGTGCTGCTGA